In Brassica rapa cultivar Chiifu-401-42 unplaced genomic scaffold, CAAS_Brap_v3.01 Scaffold1090, whole genome shotgun sequence, one genomic interval encodes:
- the LOC103868663 gene encoding aspartyl protease APCB1, whose amino-acid sequence MEPQPDDQRAHAVVIITLPPSDDPSQGKTISAFTLTDHPNPTFQPGPPDPGFWLSDLSTGSPRLVLSLIAISLLAVAFYASVFPNTVQMFRVYDDERDRDDEPNRRETSSFVFPVYHKLGARAIPDRKLAEVVDVLKTGILVKVNDASFDSSTTILPVAGDVYPNGFYFTRILVGKHYFYLDIDTGSDLTWVQCDAPCRSCAKGANQLYTPRKGMLVRSAESLCVEVQKNQMTQHCEDCEQCDYEIDYADLSSSLGVLTKDEFHINLHNGSVADLDIVFGCGYDQQGLLLNTLVKTDGILGLSRAQISLPSQLATRGIISNVIGHCLPSDLNGEGYIIMGSDLVPSHGISWVPMLHHSHLEVYQMQVSKVSYGNSMLSSDGRVGKVLFDTGSSYTYFPNKAYSHLVKSLKEVSGLGLTLDESDKTLPICWRADFVISSLSDVKRFFRPITLQIGSKWWIISRKLVLQPEDYLIISNKGNVCLGILDGSSVHDGSTIILGDVSMRGHLIVYDNVKRRIGWMRSDCVRPRDSDFNVPFFQG is encoded by the exons ATGGAGCCACAACCTGACGACCAGCGAGCCCATGCCGTAGTCATAATCACTCTCCCACCTTCCGATGATCCTTCCCAAGGCAAAACTATCTCCGCCTTCACCCTCACTGACCACCCAAACCCGACTTTTCAACCCGGCCCCCCGGATCCCGGATTCTGGCTCTCGGATCTCTCCACGGGCTCGCCGAGGCTAGTGCTGAGCCTTATCGCTATTTCGCTCCTCGCGGTTGCTTTCTACGCCTCTGTTTTCCCCAACACCGTTCAgatgtttagggtttatgatgaTGAGAGGGATCGTGACGATGAACCCAATCGCCGCGAAACGTCGTCGTTTGTCTTCCCCGTGTACCACAAACTGGGTGCCCGCGCGATTCCAGACCGGAAGTTAGCGGAAGTTGTGGATGTACTAAAAACTGGAATCCTTGTGAAAGTCAACGATGCTTCTTTTGACTCCTCCACTACGATTCTTCCCGTTGCTGGAGATGTCTATCCTAATGG GTTTTACTTCACACGGATTCTTGTTGGAAAACACTACTTCTATCTTGACATCGATACTGGAAGTGACTTGACTTGGGTCCAGTGTGACGCTCCTTGTAGGAGCTGCGCTAAG GGAGCAAATCAACTATATACACCAAGAAAAGGTATGTTAGTGAGATCCGCGGAGTCCTTATGTGTAGAAGTTCAAAAGAATCAAATGACACAACATTGTGAGGATTGTGAGCAATGTGACTACGAGATTGACTATGCTGATCTTAGCTCTTCCCTTGGAGTTCTCACCAAAGATGAGTTTCATATCAATCTCCACAACGGCTCTGTTGCCGACTTGGATATTGTTTTCGG GTGTGGATATGATCAGCAAGGGCTGCTGTTAAACACTCTGGTTAAAACAGACGGGATCCTCGGTCTAAGCAGAGCTCAAATTAGCTTGCCTTCTCAACTTGCAACCCGAGGTATCATCAGCAATGTGATTGGCCACTGCCTTCCCTCTGATCTAAACGGTGAAGGGTATATCATCATGGGAAGTGATTTGGTTCCCTCGCACGGAATCTCATGGGTTCCTATGCTTCACCATTCTCACTT GGAAGTTTATCAGATGCAAGTTTCGAAAGTTAGCTACGGGAATAGTATGCTTAGCTCAGACGGTAGAGTAGGCAAAGTCTTATTTGACACAGGAAGCTCTTATACATACTTCCCTAACAAGGCTTACTCTCACCTGGTCAAATCA CTTAAAGAAGTTTCTGGGTTGGGACTAACACTTGACGAATCAGACAAAACACTGCCTATCTGTTGGCGAGCTGACTTCGTGATCAG TTCCTTGTCGGATGTTAAACGGTTCTTTAGACCAATAACTCTGCAAATAGGGAGCAAATGGTGGATCATATCAAGAAAACTTGTGCTTCAGCCAGAGGATTACTTGATCATAAGC AACAAAGGAAACGTATGTCTTGGGATATTAGATGGAAGCAGTGTTCATGATGGATCCACCATTATTCTTGGAG ACGTGTCGATGCGTGGACACCTGATCGTGTACGACAATGTAAAGCGGAGAATCGGATGGATGAGATCAGACTGCGTTCGGCCTCGTGATTCTGATTTCAATGTACCTTTCTTTCAA